A window from Nitrospira sp. ND1 encodes these proteins:
- a CDS encoding DnaJ domain-containing protein has translation MRDERTTNYYAILELSPGASDAEIKRAWHEHMQVWHPDRFVHSPTLHRKAEARTQLINQAYQTLSDPAARARYDAGRQHPSSPTPPPRPSPTPRPQAAPRPRQELRGPQTMLNVTRFSHPKIMVPAIHMLVDSREHLPYEFKGLVRIAGTITQTLPAGDYAIAEAPAIFCVERRRVEEFNTIFSNPSDNRPRFLRELEPLLAYPHRFLVIEGAIQYNSGGGRLGQYHRNGMVDFLDALTARFGLQIIYSDSREEAEERVANLAALHYAYHLAEQQGLGRCLTENDA, from the coding sequence ATGCGGGACGAACGGACCACGAACTACTACGCCATCCTGGAACTCTCTCCCGGCGCGTCAGACGCGGAGATCAAGCGAGCCTGGCATGAACACATGCAGGTCTGGCATCCCGATCGCTTTGTGCATTCGCCGACCCTACACCGGAAAGCCGAGGCCCGCACGCAGCTGATCAACCAGGCCTATCAGACCCTCAGCGACCCCGCAGCCCGCGCCCGGTACGACGCCGGCAGACAACATCCCTCATCACCGACACCGCCTCCACGCCCCTCGCCGACGCCCCGTCCGCAAGCCGCTCCACGACCGCGCCAGGAACTGCGCGGGCCCCAAACGATGCTGAACGTCACCCGGTTCAGTCATCCCAAAATCATGGTGCCGGCCATCCATATGCTGGTCGACAGCCGCGAACATCTGCCGTACGAATTCAAGGGACTCGTGCGCATCGCCGGAACGATCACACAGACACTGCCGGCCGGTGACTATGCGATTGCAGAAGCCCCGGCCATTTTTTGCGTGGAACGCCGTCGCGTAGAGGAGTTCAACACCATCTTCTCCAACCCGTCCGACAATCGTCCGCGCTTTCTCCGTGAGCTCGAACCGCTTCTCGCATACCCGCATCGCTTTCTAGTGATCGAAGGCGCTATTCAATACAACAGCGGCGGAGGGCGGCTCGGCCAATACCACCGAAACGGCATGGTGGATTTTCTGGATGCCCTGACGGCCAGATTCGGACTGCAGATCATCTATTCAGACAGTCGCGAAGAGGCTGAAGAACGGGTTGCGAACCTGGCGGCCCTGCACTATGCCTACCATCTCGCCGAACAGCAGGGCCTCGGTCGCTGCCTCACGGAGAACGACGCCTAG
- a CDS encoding putative toxin-antitoxin system toxin component, PIN family, translating into MIRAVLDTNVVVSALLFSGSPSRLISAWQSGRLRPVVSAPILDELYPRPRLSKIQADEYRDTRATGRRADPLH; encoded by the coding sequence GTGATTCGAGCCGTTCTCGACACGAATGTCGTCGTCTCGGCATTGCTATTCTCTGGGTCACCATCACGACTTATTTCTGCCTGGCAATCCGGCCGGCTTCGTCCGGTCGTATCCGCTCCTATCCTCGACGAATTATATCCGCGTCCTCGCCTATCCAAAATTCAAGCTGACGAATACCGAGATACGAGGGCTACTGGAAGAAGAGCTGATCCCCTTCATTGA
- a CDS encoding AAA family ATPase, giving the protein MSLSTSVHDLRTLIRSCHPLIVVETVEEERVLALLQSVAAQERMPLFEWSITRGLTRQDEGQSINKMTATPLAVLQHLNGLTVEALFWLKDLAPHLQDAAVARQLREVSHHFGRSRTTCVLTGHPIVLPSDIEQIAVRLDLQLPNRNELQSMLQSVLQSLGTRTSPRRPGSTTVVQSMLHSLAGSKPTQATPSTQESDAILRALQGLTLHQARQVITQCLVEDGRLSAADVQTILKRKVQAIKDGGLLEYYPLEDNRFELGGFVNLKSWLERAKVGFTAEAKALNLTPPRGIMLVGVPGCGKSLAAKAIAREWQLPLLKLDAGRLFDKFVGESEKNFRKAIEMAESLSPIVLWIDEIEKAMVAGGGSGDADAGLSRRLFGAFLTWLQEKKQEVFVVATANNLASLPPELLRKGRFDEIFFVDLPDDHERTAIWKIHLALRKQDSAGFDLEKIVSASDGFSGSEIEQAVVTALYRALHYKTPLTTDLLIQELSGTVPLSVTRHEDIDQLRTMAHGRFVNVR; this is encoded by the coding sequence ATGTCACTCTCGACGAGCGTGCATGATCTCCGCACACTGATTCGCTCCTGCCACCCCCTGATCGTCGTCGAGACGGTCGAAGAAGAGCGAGTGCTGGCGTTGCTTCAATCCGTGGCGGCGCAGGAACGCATGCCGCTGTTCGAATGGTCGATTACCAGAGGCCTCACCAGGCAGGACGAGGGGCAGAGCATCAACAAGATGACGGCCACCCCTCTGGCTGTCCTTCAACACCTCAATGGACTGACCGTCGAGGCCCTGTTCTGGCTCAAAGATCTTGCGCCACACCTGCAGGACGCCGCTGTGGCCCGCCAGTTACGGGAAGTCAGTCATCATTTCGGCCGTTCTCGTACGACCTGTGTGCTCACCGGCCATCCCATCGTCCTTCCGTCCGACATTGAACAGATTGCGGTCCGGCTCGACCTGCAGCTGCCGAATCGTAATGAACTGCAATCCATGCTCCAAAGTGTGCTGCAGTCACTCGGTACGAGAACGTCGCCGCGCCGCCCCGGCTCCACCACCGTGGTGCAGAGCATGCTTCACTCGCTCGCCGGCTCCAAACCGACCCAGGCAACCCCCTCGACACAAGAATCCGACGCCATCCTCCGCGCCCTGCAGGGATTGACGTTGCATCAAGCCCGGCAGGTCATTACGCAATGCCTCGTCGAGGACGGCAGACTGTCTGCTGCCGACGTACAGACCATCCTGAAACGCAAGGTCCAGGCGATCAAGGACGGCGGGCTGTTGGAATATTATCCCCTCGAAGACAACCGGTTCGAATTGGGCGGATTCGTGAATCTGAAATCCTGGCTGGAACGGGCGAAGGTGGGATTCACGGCAGAAGCCAAGGCGCTCAACCTGACGCCGCCGCGCGGCATCATGCTGGTGGGTGTCCCGGGCTGCGGCAAGTCGCTCGCGGCAAAAGCCATTGCACGCGAGTGGCAACTCCCGTTGCTCAAACTCGATGCCGGGCGGCTCTTCGACAAATTCGTCGGCGAATCGGAGAAGAATTTCCGGAAGGCGATCGAGATGGCCGAATCCCTCTCGCCGATCGTGCTCTGGATCGATGAAATAGAGAAGGCGATGGTGGCCGGCGGCGGAAGCGGAGATGCCGATGCCGGATTGAGCCGCCGGCTCTTCGGCGCCTTTCTCACCTGGCTGCAGGAAAAGAAGCAGGAGGTGTTCGTCGTCGCCACGGCAAACAACCTCGCCTCCCTCCCGCCTGAATTGCTGCGCAAAGGACGGTTCGACGAAATCTTCTTCGTGGACTTGCCTGACGACCACGAACGGACCGCCATCTGGAAGATCCACCTGGCGCTCCGCAAACAGGACAGCGCGGGATTCGACCTCGAGAAAATCGTCAGCGCCAGTGATGGGTTCAGCGGCTCGGAAATCGAGCAGGCGGTCGTCACCGCACTCTACCGGGCCTTACATTACAAGACCCCGCTGACGACCGATCTCTTGATTCAAGAATTGTCCGGCACCGTGCCGCTCTCGGTCACTCGCCACGAAGACATCGATCAGCTTCGAACCATGGCTCACGGACGTTTCGTCAACGTGCGGTAA
- a CDS encoding family 20 glycosylhydrolase, with product MSRCVSALCGAVLALLAVLPGNAAAAPSSGSSWEPMRIMHFVLTGTVPLERAREYVNQAQAAGFTAVQVVLTDGVRLDHAPWKPVKGAWTKAEFLSWAAYARAHGLDVIPEVKLLTHQEQFFQKHYPGLMFNAVSYDPRKEGVYQAVFRLLDELIDALHPRAIHIGHDEAFGWTVGQVAKWLKFGELMVPADLFARDVERIHGYLTQKGVETWMWADMLLDPAEFPGASSKHLHGMAAGYGKALRNRLPRDIVMCDWHYGDEQGSFPSMSVMQSEGFRVIGATWKREETMRNFSRYALSRHAYGLMATTWFHVQRNDRDLVDWIIRSSGMLFRNPDAAVPPRPASAAPPEGHGWTAP from the coding sequence ATGTCCCGTTGTGTGTCTGCGCTGTGCGGGGCAGTGCTTGCGCTTCTGGCTGTTCTGCCGGGGAATGCGGCGGCAGCACCATCGTCGGGCTCAAGTTGGGAACCGATGCGGATCATGCATTTCGTCCTGACCGGGACGGTTCCACTGGAGCGTGCGCGCGAGTATGTGAACCAGGCTCAGGCGGCCGGTTTCACGGCTGTGCAGGTGGTGCTCACCGATGGCGTGAGGCTCGATCATGCCCCGTGGAAACCCGTGAAGGGCGCGTGGACTAAAGCCGAGTTTCTCTCTTGGGCTGCCTACGCCCGCGCGCATGGATTGGACGTGATTCCCGAGGTCAAACTCCTGACACATCAGGAGCAGTTCTTTCAGAAGCATTATCCCGGTTTGATGTTCAATGCCGTGTCCTATGATCCGAGGAAGGAAGGGGTCTATCAGGCTGTATTCCGGCTGCTCGACGAACTTATCGACGCCCTGCATCCCCGGGCGATCCATATCGGCCACGACGAAGCATTTGGATGGACGGTGGGCCAGGTGGCGAAATGGCTGAAGTTCGGTGAGCTCATGGTCCCGGCGGACCTCTTTGCCCGGGATGTCGAACGCATTCACGGCTACCTGACTCAAAAGGGGGTGGAGACCTGGATGTGGGCTGACATGCTGCTCGATCCGGCGGAGTTTCCCGGCGCCTCGTCCAAGCATCTGCATGGAATGGCGGCAGGGTATGGGAAAGCGCTTCGCAATCGGCTTCCACGGGATATCGTGATGTGTGACTGGCACTACGGCGACGAGCAGGGGAGTTTTCCCTCGATGTCCGTGATGCAGAGCGAAGGGTTTCGCGTGATCGGAGCCACCTGGAAACGGGAGGAGACCATGCGCAATTTCAGCCGCTATGCGTTGTCCCGGCACGCCTATGGTCTGATGGCGACAACCTGGTTCCACGTGCAGCGGAACGACCGGGACTTGGTCGACTGGATTATTCGCTCGTCCGGTATGTTATTCCGTAACCCCGATGCGGCGGTGCCGCCGAGACCTGCTTCGGCTGCCCCTCCGGAAGGACATGGCTGGACGGCTCCATAA
- a CDS encoding RDD family protein, translating to MTSNPENPCDDEDKPAPRIATFWRRIGAAVVDASLLGAIGACLGFLWFDQLAALGRTGRFIGGAIALVYFGTLNSRIGQGQTLGKRLLKIRVTDAKAALVSLPRSAFRATILLLPVALNGMPVPAGEHEQLWGIVLSILIFGVSVATVYLYCCNRRTRQSIHDLAGGTFVRNAESTSEIHEEIWKPHFAITGGLCLAVLGGVLMPHTSEQPEFMQQLVEARRLVQSAVPGAEVSMQRGTTKASTAATGQTSTSWILVGVSMWVKPENFERVADQIAMAMFEPPSGIRDVGQVSIVVSYGYDIMISHVRTTKTFAHSHREWLKRLKRVEPISAGSPG from the coding sequence ATGACATCTAATCCGGAAAATCCCTGCGACGACGAAGACAAGCCGGCGCCTCGGATCGCTACATTCTGGCGACGTATTGGAGCTGCTGTGGTGGATGCATCCCTCCTTGGCGCGATCGGAGCGTGTCTAGGTTTTCTGTGGTTCGATCAGTTGGCCGCACTCGGACGAACGGGGCGATTCATTGGTGGTGCCATTGCATTGGTGTATTTCGGCACGTTGAACAGCCGAATTGGACAGGGGCAGACTCTCGGCAAACGTCTCCTGAAGATTCGAGTCACAGATGCCAAGGCCGCGCTGGTTAGCCTACCTCGCTCGGCTTTCCGTGCGACGATCTTATTGTTGCCAGTAGCGCTCAATGGAATGCCCGTGCCTGCGGGGGAACATGAGCAACTTTGGGGCATTGTTCTCAGTATCTTGATTTTTGGTGTCAGTGTGGCAACTGTGTATCTCTATTGTTGTAATCGACGGACAAGACAATCCATTCACGATTTAGCGGGTGGAACATTTGTGAGGAATGCGGAGAGCACTTCAGAGATTCATGAGGAAATTTGGAAGCCCCATTTTGCAATCACTGGGGGGCTTTGTCTTGCAGTGCTTGGGGGAGTGTTGATGCCTCACACTTCTGAACAGCCTGAGTTCATGCAACAGCTGGTTGAGGCACGACGGCTTGTTCAGTCTGCAGTGCCGGGTGCCGAAGTCTCCATGCAGCGGGGCACAACCAAGGCCAGCACTGCAGCGACCGGGCAGACCTCTACCTCATGGATTCTTGTCGGCGTGTCTATGTGGGTAAAACCAGAAAATTTTGAGAGGGTGGCGGACCAAATTGCCATGGCGATGTTTGAGCCGCCGTCCGGCATTCGTGATGTTGGGCAGGTGTCGATAGTGGTTTCCTATGGCTACGACATCATGATCTCACATGTACGAACAACAAAAACGTTCGCGCATTCTCATCGGGAATGGTTGAAGCGACTCAAGAGAGTCGAGCCAATTAGTGCCGGGTCCCCAGGATAG
- the galE gene encoding UDP-glucose 4-epimerase GalE, with protein MILVTGGAGYIGSHTCVELLNAGCAVTVFDNFSNSHPEALARVERITGKSLRVIRGDCRDRAALVAALRESRATAVIHFAGLKAVGESVQQPLAYYDNNVVGSLRLLDAMGECGVKRLVFSSSATVYGDPQRLPLTEDHPLSATNPYGRTKLMVEEILRDLQRSDASWRICILRYFNPVGAHASGLIGEDPQGTPNNLLPFVAQVAVGRRECLNVWGNDYSTPDGTGVRDYIHVVDLALGHLKALEALDRLERPGECLTVNLGTGNGYSVLEIVRAFEAASGKPVPYKIAPRRPGDVASCYADPKQALKSLGWEAARGLNEMCADAWRWQSSNPRGYAG; from the coding sequence ATGATTTTGGTTACCGGCGGTGCCGGCTATATCGGTTCGCACACCTGTGTGGAACTGCTCAACGCCGGCTGTGCAGTCACGGTCTTTGACAATTTTTCCAACAGCCATCCCGAAGCGTTGGCTCGTGTGGAACGGATTACCGGAAAATCTCTGCGCGTGATACGCGGGGATTGCCGTGATCGCGCAGCCCTGGTAGCGGCCTTGCGTGAGTCCCGGGCGACGGCGGTGATTCACTTCGCCGGTCTGAAGGCGGTGGGGGAGTCGGTACAGCAGCCGTTGGCCTACTACGACAACAATGTCGTCGGGTCACTGCGACTGTTGGACGCCATGGGTGAGTGCGGCGTGAAGCGGCTGGTGTTCAGCTCCTCTGCTACGGTCTATGGCGATCCTCAGCGTCTCCCGCTTACGGAGGACCATCCGTTGTCGGCTACGAATCCCTACGGCAGAACGAAGCTCATGGTGGAGGAGATCTTGCGCGATCTTCAGCGCAGCGATGCCTCCTGGCGAATCTGCATTCTCCGCTATTTCAACCCTGTCGGGGCGCATGCCAGCGGACTGATCGGAGAGGATCCACAGGGGACGCCGAATAATCTCTTGCCCTTCGTGGCGCAGGTGGCGGTGGGGCGGCGGGAATGTTTGAACGTGTGGGGCAATGATTATTCGACTCCGGACGGCACCGGGGTGCGGGATTATATTCATGTGGTCGATTTGGCACTGGGCCACCTCAAGGCGCTGGAAGCGCTCGATCGGCTGGAACGTCCGGGAGAATGTTTGACGGTGAATCTCGGGACTGGAAATGGATACAGTGTGCTGGAGATCGTGCGGGCGTTTGAGGCAGCGAGTGGAAAGCCGGTTCCCTACAAAATCGCCCCCCGCAGACCCGGTGACGTGGCCTCCTGTTATGCCGATCCCAAGCAAGCCTTGAAGTCGTTAGGGTGGGAGGCCGCGCGTGGGCTGAATGAGATGTGTGCCGATGCCTGGCGTTGGCAAAGTTCGAATCCAAGGGGGTATGCGGGCTGA
- a CDS encoding putative toxin-antitoxin system toxin component, PIN family, which translates to MRVLAYPKFKLTNTEIRGLLEEELIPFIETVTAVPTNIPDLRDPDDAKFITCAVAAGVRWLVRGDDDLLSLHHVESVDILSVTAFLQQLKRRP; encoded by the coding sequence ATCCGCGTCCTCGCCTATCCAAAATTCAAGCTGACGAATACCGAGATACGAGGGCTACTGGAAGAAGAGCTGATCCCCTTCATTGAAACGGTGACTGCGGTCCCAACGAACATTCCCGACTTACGCGACCCGGACGATGCCAAGTTCATTACCTGCGCGGTGGCCGCCGGCGTCCGATGGCTCGTGAGAGGCGACGACGATCTCCTCAGCCTTCATCACGTCGAATCGGTCGACATCCTTTCCGTCACAGCCTTCCTTCAACAACTTAAACGGAGACCCTGA
- the pfp gene encoding diphosphate--fructose-6-phosphate 1-phosphotransferase, which translates to MGTIKQRPVVAILVGGGPAPGINSVIGAATIRSILGGCDVIGIQDGFKWIMDGQTSKVKRLSIEDISRIHFSGGSCLGTARANPTQKVEHLDACLTSLNALGVTRLITIGGDDTAFSALKLEQRAAGRLQVVHVPKTIDNDLDLPHGIPTFGFQTARHIGVELVKSLMVDAETTSRWYFVVTMGRKAGHLALGIGKAAGATLTVIPEEFRQKPLRLKTLVDVLAGAFIKRLNAGRSDGVAVLAEGLVEILDQQDLDGLQDVERDQHGHVRLAEINFGFVLKRAVEKELRSFGIKTTIVEKNIGYELRCADPISFDMEYTRDLGYCAAQFLLEGGNAAMVSIQNGRFIPIPFGDILDPATGRTRVRMVDVESESYVIARRYMIRLAPDDFNQPQALVRLATTAGLAADDFRKRFEYLMGKDL; encoded by the coding sequence ATGGGAACCATCAAGCAACGACCGGTGGTGGCAATTCTGGTGGGTGGCGGTCCGGCGCCCGGCATTAATAGTGTCATCGGGGCCGCCACGATTCGAAGCATTCTTGGTGGGTGCGACGTGATCGGCATTCAAGACGGTTTCAAATGGATCATGGATGGCCAGACCAGCAAGGTGAAGCGCCTGTCGATCGAGGACATTAGCCGGATTCACTTCAGCGGCGGCTCCTGCCTCGGCACGGCGCGCGCGAACCCCACCCAGAAAGTCGAGCATCTTGATGCCTGCCTGACGAGTCTGAACGCACTCGGCGTGACTCGATTGATCACGATCGGAGGGGACGATACCGCGTTCTCCGCGCTGAAGTTGGAGCAGCGGGCCGCCGGTCGCCTCCAGGTCGTGCATGTGCCGAAGACCATCGATAACGATCTGGACCTGCCCCACGGGATTCCGACATTCGGATTCCAGACGGCGCGCCACATCGGCGTGGAGCTCGTGAAGAGTTTGATGGTGGATGCGGAGACGACCTCACGCTGGTATTTCGTGGTGACGATGGGGCGTAAGGCCGGGCATCTGGCACTCGGGATCGGGAAGGCGGCCGGTGCGACGTTGACGGTGATTCCTGAGGAGTTTCGACAGAAGCCTCTTCGTCTGAAAACGCTGGTCGATGTCCTGGCCGGCGCGTTCATCAAGCGGCTCAATGCCGGACGATCGGACGGCGTGGCGGTCCTGGCGGAAGGTCTCGTGGAAATCCTCGATCAGCAGGATCTCGACGGTCTGCAGGATGTGGAGCGAGACCAGCACGGACATGTGCGGCTGGCGGAGATCAACTTCGGCTTCGTGCTCAAGCGGGCGGTCGAGAAGGAATTGCGTTCCTTCGGCATTAAGACCACCATCGTCGAGAAGAACATCGGGTACGAGCTTCGCTGTGCCGATCCCATTTCGTTCGATATGGAATATACCCGCGATCTCGGTTATTGCGCGGCCCAGTTTCTCCTGGAGGGCGGGAATGCCGCGATGGTGTCGATTCAAAACGGCCGGTTCATTCCCATTCCGTTCGGCGACATTCTGGACCCGGCGACCGGCCGTACCAGGGTGCGTATGGTGGATGTGGAGTCTGAGTCGTACGTCATTGCAAGGCGGTACATGATTCGATTGGCTCCGGATGATTTCAATCAGCCTCAGGCGCTGGTCCGCTTGGCCACCACGGCCGGTCTCGCCGCGGATGATTTCCGGAAACGGTTCGAATATCTGATGGGCAAGGATCTGTGA
- a CDS encoding aldose 1-epimerase, with amino-acid sequence MTSEATPDTEIALACGQQRALLSPWGAALRRYYLLEENGSESDIVWGYAGGAHKKGGQGDVLIPFPGRVSEGRYSFDGQPLQLERNDKEGPNAIHGFVRTLPWTTQQADSESVAFEVQLEAANYASRGYPFSLAVRVAYRLDRQGLTCSFAVHNVGREAAPVGVGFHPYFTVGTALVDEAEARIPASGYLEFNDRLAPTGKVLDAQDTEWDFRERRRIGNLRFNHCYVGLERDAEGMATATLQHQGSGRRIEVVMDRSFSAIVVYTGDAIVAAPRRALAIEPMTCATDAFNHPEWGLKRLQPDETFTGRYRVTHCLL; translated from the coding sequence ATGACGAGTGAAGCGACACCGGATACAGAAATTGCTCTCGCATGTGGACAGCAGCGCGCGCTGCTCTCACCCTGGGGCGCGGCGCTACGCCGGTACTACCTGCTTGAAGAGAACGGGAGCGAAAGCGACATTGTCTGGGGCTATGCAGGCGGCGCGCACAAAAAGGGTGGGCAGGGAGATGTGCTCATTCCCTTTCCCGGACGTGTGTCGGAGGGGCGCTACTCCTTTGATGGGCAGCCGTTGCAGCTTGAACGGAACGACAAAGAAGGTCCGAACGCGATCCATGGATTTGTCCGGACCCTGCCGTGGACCACGCAGCAGGCCGATTCGGAGAGCGTCGCGTTTGAGGTCCAGCTGGAAGCTGCCAACTATGCCTCCAGAGGTTATCCCTTCTCGCTCGCCGTTCGTGTTGCGTATCGGTTGGACAGGCAGGGATTGACCTGCTCGTTCGCCGTTCACAATGTAGGGCGTGAGGCTGCGCCGGTCGGAGTCGGATTTCATCCCTATTTCACGGTCGGGACTGCGCTGGTGGATGAAGCGGAAGCCCGGATTCCCGCTTCCGGGTATCTTGAGTTCAATGACCGGCTTGCGCCGACCGGCAAGGTCCTCGATGCGCAGGATACCGAGTGGGATTTTCGCGAACGTCGCCGGATCGGCAACCTCCGTTTCAATCACTGCTATGTCGGGTTGGAGCGTGATGCGGAGGGAATGGCGACGGCCACACTGCAGCACCAGGGGAGTGGCCGCAGGATCGAGGTGGTGATGGATCGTTCGTTTTCCGCGATCGTAGTCTACACCGGCGATGCGATTGTCGCCGCGCCGCGCCGCGCGCTGGCGATTGAGCCGATGACCTGCGCGACCGATGCCTTCAATCATCCCGAGTGGGGGTTGAAGCGACTGCAGCCCGATGAAACCTTCACCGGACGGTATCGCGTCACTCATTGCCTTCTGTAA
- a CDS encoding tetratricopeptide repeat protein yields MLIHTCSPVRAPQPFIRLTYHIIGFLLLLLPVTLTDAPRAMANDQGLPSESQVAQRAKAAWEQGTTDLALGILDQGIHENPQAFALHQLRGDMLATSRHTEAALQSYETVLASIPTALDVRWAKWSVLVRSGQVEEAVIELQRIAAIEPQNPLIHLRLARELRKLDRLEESFKSYQQAVELGPDMLNWRLAMARARFDILDYEGADREVQSVLQQVSPGSPLELSAKNLLTVFYGSTERGRRFAPMMSPDANPKQLKDWSMIRHDAYALFEAGRYQEAEPMYRQLLLLNPMDPLAKQHLGLILMNLGRCKEAISIIPKMEGLDPLDEDYAATVYRLGQCLVDLGKWEDAYIQFKILYDTTVAFEQSTREVELPIGTRVLDKNKLLRWLDKIRPHVPELAKAIEMEDAVSVTPAAPVVPSEAELAAKAMENLKPQNTLDTAASLVGRDADFAWFRFVIPAKKVMRDDSPTGAHDFIPLDPGISFPATQQDIYLVFGLVTASYDEVPLAARCFKERTELTGAQPAVAQDQLIMSTNDQSGYFVLSRPSTGWTTGLYRCGLFAGEQTSAYTQVDEVRFRIVESTKPS; encoded by the coding sequence ATGCTGATCCATACATGTTCGCCCGTTCGCGCGCCGCAGCCGTTCATCCGGCTGACCTATCACATCATTGGATTCCTCCTCCTGCTCCTGCCCGTCACGCTGACCGACGCACCCAGAGCCATGGCGAACGACCAGGGCCTCCCCTCGGAAAGCCAGGTCGCCCAACGCGCCAAAGCCGCGTGGGAGCAGGGTACGACAGACCTGGCCCTCGGCATTCTGGACCAAGGCATTCATGAGAACCCGCAGGCGTTCGCGCTGCACCAACTCCGTGGCGACATGCTGGCCACCTCACGCCACACCGAAGCGGCCCTTCAGTCCTATGAAACCGTCCTGGCGAGTATTCCCACGGCACTGGACGTGCGATGGGCTAAGTGGAGCGTGCTGGTTCGTTCCGGGCAGGTGGAAGAAGCGGTCATCGAATTGCAGCGTATTGCCGCCATCGAACCCCAGAACCCGCTGATCCATTTGCGACTAGCCCGTGAGCTCCGGAAACTCGACCGGCTGGAAGAATCCTTCAAGTCCTATCAGCAGGCCGTGGAGCTGGGACCCGACATGCTCAACTGGCGACTAGCGATGGCCCGCGCACGATTCGACATTTTGGATTACGAAGGCGCAGATCGCGAGGTGCAATCTGTGTTGCAACAGGTCTCGCCCGGTTCCCCGCTGGAGCTGTCCGCCAAGAATCTGCTGACCGTGTTCTACGGATCGACAGAGCGAGGCCGCCGCTTTGCACCCATGATGAGCCCGGACGCGAACCCGAAACAACTCAAAGACTGGTCGATGATTCGCCACGATGCCTACGCGCTCTTCGAGGCCGGGCGCTATCAGGAAGCCGAACCGATGTATCGGCAACTCCTGCTCCTCAATCCGATGGACCCCCTCGCCAAGCAGCACCTCGGACTGATTCTCATGAACCTGGGCCGGTGCAAAGAGGCGATCAGCATCATCCCGAAAATGGAGGGCCTCGATCCTCTCGATGAAGACTATGCGGCCACCGTCTATCGCCTGGGTCAATGTCTGGTGGATTTGGGAAAATGGGAGGACGCGTACATTCAATTCAAGATCCTCTACGACACGACCGTGGCATTTGAACAGTCGACGAGGGAGGTCGAACTTCCGATCGGAACCAGAGTGCTGGATAAAAATAAACTGCTGCGATGGTTGGACAAGATTCGTCCGCATGTCCCCGAACTGGCCAAGGCAATCGAGATGGAGGACGCCGTCTCGGTCACACCGGCCGCGCCGGTCGTTCCCTCGGAAGCAGAGCTCGCCGCGAAGGCCATGGAGAACTTGAAGCCACAGAACACCCTGGATACGGCGGCCTCCCTGGTCGGACGGGATGCCGATTTTGCCTGGTTTCGATTCGTCATCCCTGCGAAGAAAGTCATGCGGGACGATTCGCCCACCGGTGCCCATGACTTCATTCCCCTGGACCCTGGAATCAGCTTTCCCGCTACCCAGCAGGACATTTACCTGGTGTTCGGATTGGTGACGGCGTCGTACGATGAAGTTCCGCTCGCAGCGCGCTGTTTCAAAGAACGCACGGAGCTGACCGGCGCGCAGCCGGCGGTGGCGCAGGATCAGCTCATCATGTCCACCAACGACCAATCCGGTTACTTTGTCCTGTCACGTCCATCCACCGGCTGGACGACGGGACTCTACCGGTGCGGGTTATTCGCAGGGGAACAAACCTCGGCCTACACTCAGGTGGATGAAGTGCGATTCCGCATCGTTGAATCGACGAAGCCGTCGTAA